The Pseudoxanthomonas suwonensis sequence GACCAGATGGTCCAACGGCAGCGCGGCGAACGCGGCGGCGACCTCGCTGCCGCCCTCGGCCACGGCCACGCGCGTGGCCGGGAACACCTCGGCCAGCAGCGAGTGCAGGAAGCGCGCGGTCCGCGGCGTGTGCTCGGACGGCTTGAGGAACACGTGGTTGCCGGCGGCGATCGCGGTCGCCAGCGGCACCAGCGCCAGGTTGACCGGGTAGTTCCACGGCGAGATCACACCGACCACGCCCAGCGGCGCGTGGCGCAGCTGCGCGCGCGCCGGCCACAGGCGCCAGCCGGCGCCGACCCGGCGCGGCTTCATCCAGCCGCGCAGGTGGCGCAGCAGGTGGTCGATGGCCGCCAGCACGGTCATGCCGTCGGCCAGCAGGCTTTCGTCGCGGGAGCGGTGGCCGAAGTCGGCGGCGATGGCGTCAGCCATCTCCGGCAGCCGGCGCATGAGCGCGGCGCGCAGCCGCCGCAGGTCGTCGCGGCGCTGCGCATGGCCGGGCTTGTCCGCCTGCCAGGCCTGGCGCAGGCGCTGCAGCGTCGGCGCCAGGTCGGCGATCGCGGTCACCGGCTCGCGTGCGTCGCCACCGGGCGGCGGCGGCCCGCGGGACTGTTCGGCATTGGCCGCCGCGAGGGCGGCGCCGGCGGCGGTCATGGCCGCCGTGGCGGCGGTGGTGGCAGCGCTCGTGGCAGCGGTGACGCCGGTGGTCATGCCGGCAGTGTAGGCCTTCGCCTGCGCGACCGCGCACTACAATGGCCGCATGACTGCGCCCACGCCCACGCCCACACCCACGCCGCCGCTGCGCCCCTACCTCGACCGCCTGCCGGTGCTGGGCGAACGCGTCTACGTCGATCCGGCGGCGACCGTGATCGGCGACGTGGAGCTGGCCGATGACGCGTCGGTCTGGCCCGGCTGCGTGCTGCGCGGCGACGTCAACTTCATCCGCGTCGGTGCACGGACCAACGTGCAGGACGGCACCATCGTCCACGTCAGCCACCACAGCCCGTTCAACCAGGCCGGTTACCCGACCCTGATCGGCGCGGACGTGACCATCGGCCACGGCACCATCATCCACGCCTGCACCATCGAGGACCTGTGCCTGATCGGGATGGGCGCCTGCATCCTCGACGGCGCCACGGTGAAGAAATACGGCTTCGTCGGCGCCGGCGCGGTGGTCGGTCCGGGCAAGGTGGTCGGCGAGGCCGAGCTGTGGCTGGGCAACCCGGCGCGCTTCGTGCGCAGGCTGAGCGACCGCGAGATCGAGAGCCTGCATTACTCGGCCGCGCACTACGTGCGGCTGAAGGACCGCTACCTGGGCATCGCCGCCGACTGAGCCGCGCTCAGGGCGCGGTCGCCGCCTCCAGCGCGGCCAGGATCGCCATCGCCTCGTCGCGGCTGGCACCGCACATCGCCGGGCCGGGCCTGAGCGAGGCGCAGAACGCCGGCCGTTCCGGGCGGCCGAACAGGCGGCAACGCAACGCCTCGTCCAGCTGCACGCAGGCCACCCCGGCCGGCTTGCCGCGCGGCATGCCGGGGATCGGCGAGGTGATCGACGGCGCCGTGCAGCAGGCGGCGCAGCCGCCGCGGCAGGCGAAGGGCGTATCCATGCGCGCAGTGTAGGCCCGGCGCTGGGCAAGCCGGTGCACGGCCGCTACAGTCGGCGCGGGGACCACGACGAGGACCGCATGCCGCCACAGGCAGTCGCCGCGCACGAGCGGACCGGCACCGCCGCCGCGCCCGCGGCCATGCTCGACACCTATCGTGAGGTGCTCACGCCCGAAGGCGTGGCCCTGCACCTGCCGGCCGCCGGCCCGGTGCCGCGCGCGCTGGCGTGGCTGATCGACCTGTTCGTGCGCGTCGCGGTGCTGCTGGCGCTGTCGATGCTGCTGGGGTTGCTGGGCGGACTCGGCCAGGGCCTGTATCTGGTCGGGCTGTTCCTGGTGTTCTGGGCCTATCCGATCGTGCTGGAGGCGGCCTGGAACGGGCAGACCCCCGGCAAGCGCGCGCTGGGGCTGCGCGTGGTCGCCGGCGACGGCGCACCGGTCGGCTGGCTGCCGGCGGTGGTGCGCAACCTGATGCGTTCGGTGGACATGCTGCCGTTCGGCTACGCCACCGGGCTCGCCAGCTGCCTGTACGACCGCCACGGCCGCCGCCTCGGCGACCTGGTCGCCGATACCGTGGTCGTGCACGTGGCGCCGCGCCGGATCGACCCGGTGCTGCCGCCGGCCACGCCGCAGGCGCCGGCGCAGGTACTGCTGCCGGACGAACAGGCCGCGATCGTGGCCTTCGGCGAGCGCGCGCCGCGGCTGTCGGCCGGACGCCAGGCCGAACTGGCCGCGCTGCTGTTCCCGCTCACCGGCAGCGCCGGCAGCGAGGGCGTGCGCCGGCTGTACGGCCTGGCCAACTGGCTGCTGGGGCGACGCTGATGGCGCACGGATGCGGAGGGCGCGGATGAGGCAGGAGCAGTTCGTGGCCCGCCACCAGGCCGAGTGGGACGCCTTCGAGCTGTGGCTGCAGGCGTGCGGCGAGCGCGTCCGCGCCCGGCGCCCCGGCGACGCGCCGGTGGGCCTGGACGACGGCGAGGTCCCGGCGCGCTACCGCCGGTTGTGCCAGCAGCTGGCGCTGGCGCGCCGGCGCGGCTACAGCACGCCGCTGCTGGAGCGGCTGCAGGGGCTGATGCAGCGCGGCCACGCGGTGCTGTACCGCGCGCCGCCGCCGCGCTGGCGCCGCGCCGCCGAGTTCCTGGTCGCTGGTTTCCCGCAGCTGGTGCGCAGCCAGGCCGGTTGCATGGCTGCTTCGCTGCTGCTGTTCGCGGTGCCGCTGGTGGGACTGTTCGTGTTGCTGCAGTTCCGCCCGGAGTTGATCCACCAGCTGCTCGACCCGGCCCAGATCGCACGGATGGAGGCCATGTACGACCCGTCCGACCCGCGCAACGCGCTGGGCCGCGACAGCGGCAGCGACTGGCAGATGTTCGGCCACTACGTGATGAACAACATCAGCATCGGCCTGCGCACCTTCGCCGGCGGCCTGCTGGCCGGGGTCGGCACGATCCTGGTGCTGATCGCCAACGGCGTGAACATCGGCGCGGTGGCCGGGCACCTGCAGGCGATCGGGCACGGCGATCCGTTCTGGCGCTTCGTCGCCGGCCATGCGCCGCTGGAGCTGACCGCGATCGTGATCGCCGGCGGCGCCGGCCTGCGTCTGGGCCTGGGCCTGGTCGCACCGGGACGGCGCCGGCGCCGCGATGCGCTGGTGCATGCCGGCCGCATCGGCGCGCGGCTGTGCCTGGGGGTGGCGGTGATGCTGCTGCTGGCTGCGTTCGTGGAAGCGTTCTGGTCCTCGACCCAGTCGATCCCGGCCTGGCTCAAGTACGCGGTCTCGGCGCTGTTGTGGGCCGGCGTGCTGGGCTGGCTGTGGCGCGGCGGACACGGCACTGCGGCCGCGGAGGGCGACGATGAGGCCTGAGGACCTGGACGTGGCCCTGCGCCCGCGCTCGTCGTGGGAAGCGATGGAACTGGGCACCGCGCTGCTGCGCCGCCACGCCGGCGCGGTCTGGCAGCCGTGGCTGCTGGCCACGCTGCCGGTGTTCGCGCTGCTCAACGCCGCGGCCTGGATGCTGGACCGGCTGTGGCTGGCGATGGTGCTGATGTGGTGGCTCAAGCCGCTGTTCGAGCGGATCCCGCTGTACGTGCTTTCGCGCGGGGTGTTCGGGCGCACGCCGCCGGCGTGGGAGACGCTGCGCGCGCAGGTGGCGTTCGGCCGCGGCGCGATGCCGGGCTACCTGCTGTGGCGGCGCCTGTCGCCGGCGCGCTCGCTGCTGCTGCCGGTGGACGTGCTCGAAGGTACTGCCGGGACGCAGCGCTGGATGCGCCGGCGCGTGGTCGGCGGGCCGGCGTATGCGCAGGCGGCGCTGCTGACCTGGACCTGCTGGCTGTTCGAGCTGGCGCTGGCGCTGGGTGCGGTGGCGGCGGTGTTCGTCGCCGTTCCGGCCGAGCTGCTGCCCGCGTCGCTGCGCTCGTTCTGGGCGCTGCTGTACGGCGGCCCGCCACCGTGGCTGCTGCTGGGCTTCAACCTGGCCTTCTGGCTGGCGATGTCGGTGATCGGGCCGTTCTACACGGCCGCCGGCTTCGGCCTGTACCTCAACCGGCGCACCGAGACCGAGGCCTGGGACGTGGAACTGGCGTTCCGGCGCCTGCGCGAACGGCTGCTCGCGCAGGCGGCCGCGCCGCTGGCGGTGGCGCTGCTGGCGTGCACGCTGCTGCTGCCGTGGTCGGCGTACGCCCAGGAGCCAGGCGACGATGCGGAGCCGGCGACGCTGGAGCAGGTGTTCGGTCCCCGGCTGGCCGACGATGCCGGTTTCCGCGAGGCGGCCGCGCGCGCCTACCGCGATCCGCCGCTGGGCGGCGAGCGCACGCTGGTGGAATGGAAGCCGAAGGCCAAGGAGCGGCCCCAGCGCAGGCCAGGCCCGGACCTGTCGGCCTTGGCCGCGCTGCTGTCGCTGCTCGCCGAGTGGGGCCTGTGGATCCTGGCCGGCGTGCTGCTGCTGGCGGTCGTGCTGACCGCGCCGCGCTGGCTGCCGTGGCTGCGCGGTTCGCTGCGGCGCAGGCGCACGGTGCCGACGCCGGTGGCGACCGTCGTGCTGGCGGAACCCGAGCCGCTGCCCGACGACATCGCCAGCGTCGCGCGCCGGCTCTGGCAGGACGGCCGCCAGCGCGACGCGCTGGCGCTGCTGTACCGCGGCAGCGTCGAGGCGATGAGCCTGCAGGCCGGGGTCGAACTGCCACCCGGTGCGACCGAGGCGCAATGCCTGCGCGCGGCGCGCCGGTTGCCGCTGGACGCCGCGCGCGAACTGTTCGCGGGCGTGGTGCGGGTGTGGCAGTACGCCGCCTACGCTGGCCGCCTGCCGGAGCAGGACGAGTTCGAGTCACTGCTGGACGCGGCGCGCGTGCAATGGGGATGGAGCCGATGAGGCCGGCCGCGCAGAAGTGGCTGCTGGGCACGGTGCTGGCGCTGGCGGCGGCTGCGCTGGTGGCCGCGGCGGTGGCCTGGTTCCTGCACACCCACGAGCGGGTCGAGCGCCAGGTGCCGCTGCCGCCCGCCGGCGAGGCGGTCTGGAACCCGCTGTACGCGCTGCGCGAGACCCTGCGTGGCGATGGGGTGGAGGCGGTGACCCGGCAGCGGCTGCAGCCGGCGCTGTTCGCGTCGGCGACGGACGACACCGTGCTGTTCGACACCGACCCGGCGCGCCTGCGCGCCGGCGAGGTCGAGGCGCTGCTCGACTGGGTTGCCCGCGGCGGCCACCTGCTGCTGCGCACGCCGCGGCAGGGCTGGTTCGACGGGGAAGACGAGGCCGACGTGCCGCCGTTGCTGCACCGGCTCGGCGTGCGCGAGCTGCTGCCGCCCGGCTGCGTCGAGCTGCAGGTGCGCGACGAGGAACCGCACGTGGAACTGTGCGACGGCTGGCGCATGCGGCTGGAGGGCGTGTCGCCGCTGCGCGCCTGGGGCGATGCGCAGGACGGGTATGCGTTCGTCCGCCTGGCCCACGGCCGCGGCGTCGTCGACCTGCTCGCCGATTTCGATTTCCTCGCCAATTCGCGGCTGGACGAGGCCACGCACCAGGCCCTGGCCCGGCAGCTGCTGGCACCGCGCTACGGCCGCGGGACGGTGCACCTGGTCCACGACGCCCGCCTGGATTCGCTCTGGTGGCGGCTGGTCCGGCACGGCTGGCCGCTGTGGCTGCCGCTGGCATTGCTGCTGGCCGGCTGGCTGTGGCGGCGCGCACAGCGCTTCGGGCCGTGGCTGCCGTCGCCGGCGACCGCGCGCCGTTCGCTGCGCGAGCACGTGCGTGCCGGCGGCGCGCTGCTGTTCCGCCACGGCCAGGCACCGCTGCTGTACGACGCGGTGCGCGAGGCGTTCCTGGCGCGGCTGCGCCGGCGCGACCCGGCCACCGCCGCGCTGGCCGGCGAAGCGCGGGTGCAGGCGCTGGCCGAGCGCCTGCAGCTGCCGCACTACCTGGTCCGCGAGGCGCTGACCCGCAGCGGCGTGCAGGACCGCCATACCTATTTCGCGCGCGTGCGCACCCTGATCCAGATGAGGAACCGGCTATGAACGAGACCGCCACGACCCCGGACCCGCGTCCACTCACCGGCCCGGCGCTGTGCGAGCGCGTGGAGGCCGTCCGCAGCGAAGTGGCCAAGGCCTTCATCGGCCAGGACGAGGCCCTGGACCAGGTCCTGGTCGCGCTGCTGGCCGGCGGCCACGTGCTGGTCGAGGGCGTGCCCGGGCTGGGCAAGACCCTGTTGGTGCGCGCGCTGGGCCAGGCGCTGGAACTGGACTGGGCACGGGTGCAGTTCACACCCGACCTGATGCCCAGCGACGTCAGCGGCCACGCGGTCTACGACCCGAAGACCGAGAGCTTCAAGATCCGCCGCGGCCCGGTGTTCACCCACCTGCTGCTGGCCGACGAGATCAACCGCGCCCCGGCCAAGACCCAGTCGGCGCTGCTGGAGGTGATGCAGGAAGGGCAGGTGACGATCGAGGGCCGCTCGTTCGCGCTGGCGCCGCCGTTCATGGCCCTGGCCACGCAGAACCCGGTCGAGCAGGAAGGCACCTATCCGCTGCCGGAGGCGCAGCTGGACCGGTTCCTGCTCAAGGTGCTGATCGGCTACCCGAAGCTGGAGGAGGAGAAGCGGCTGGTCGAGGCGACCACCTCCGGGCGCAGCGGCGGCGACTTCGACCTGTCGCAGGTGCGGCGCGTGGCCGGCGCCGCCGAGGTGCTGGGCATGCAGCAGGGCACCGCGCAGGTGGCGGTGGACCCGGCGGTGCTCGACTACGCGGTGCGGATCGCGGCGGCCACGCGCAAGTCGCCCGGGATCGCGCTGGGCGCCGGTCCGCGCGGCAGCATCGCCCTGGTCCGCGCCGCGCGCGCGCAGGCGGTGCTCGGCGGCCGCGACTTCGCCACGCCCGACGATGTGCGCGCGATCGCGCTGCCGGCGCTGCGGCACCGGATCATGCTGGCGCCGGAACTGCAGATCGACGGGCAGTCGGTGGACGACGTGCTGCAAGGCCTGCTGGCGCGGGTGGAGGCGCCGCGCCAGTGAGCGATGCAACGTCTGCGATCGCGCCCCGGGTGCGCGGATGAGACCGGCGCCGGCGCTGCTGGTGCTGCTGGCCGCGTGGGCGGTGGTCGGTGCGCTGGTGCTGGCCGGTCGCGTGCCGATGGTGGCCTGGACCGGGTCGGCCGCGGCGCTGGCGGCGGTCGCGCTGCTCGACGCGCTGCGGCTGCGGCACCGGCCGACCCCGGAGGTCGAGCGCGTGCTGCCCGAGGCGCTGCCGGTGGGCCACGGCCGCGAGGTCGAACTGCGCATCACCACCGCGCGCCGGCAATGGCTGGAGGTGTTCGACCTGCATCCGGTCGGCTGGCCGGTCGAGGGCCTGCCGCAGCGGCTGCGGGTGCGGCCCGGCGAGGCGACGCTGCTGCGCTACCGGCTCACCGCCGCCGCGCGCGGGCTGGCCGAGTTCCCCGGCACCCAGCTGCGCCTGCGCTCGCCGTGGCGGCTGTGGACGCAGTCGCGGCTGGCCGGCGCGCCGCGGCAGGTGCGGGTCTATCCCGATTTCGCGCCGCTGGCGCGGCTGGCGCTGCTCAGCGCCGAACAGGCCTCGCGGCTGGTCGGCGCGCACCTGCGCCGCCGCCGCGGCGAAGGCACCGATTTCCAGCAGATGCGCGAGTACCGCGTCGGCGACAGCCTGCGCCGGATCGACTGGAAGGCCACCGCCCGCGCGCGCAAGCTGGTCTCGCGCGAGTACCAGGAAGAGCGCAACCAGCAGCTGCTGCTGGTGGTCGACACCGGCCGGCGCATGCTCGCCAGCGAGGGCGGGCTGTCGCACTTCGACCACGCGCTCAACGCTGCGCTGGTGGTCGGCTGGCTGGGCCTGCGCCAGGGCGATGCGGTCGGGCTGATGGCGGCCGGCGGGCCGGCGCGCTGGGTGCCGCCCAAGCGCGGCATGGGCGCGCTGGATGCGCTGCTGCGCGCCAGCTATGACCTGCAGCCCGAGCCGGTGGCCACCGACTACCTGGCCCTGGCCGGGGAGCTGGCCAGGCGCCAGCCGCGGCGCGCGCTGCTGATGCTGGCGACCAACGTGCGCGACGAGGACAGCGAGGAACTGCTGTCCGCGGTGCGCCTGCTGCAGCGCCGGCACCTGGTGTGCGTGGCCAGCCTGCGCGAGCAGGTCCTGGACGCGTCGCTGCAGGCGGAGGTGGACAGCCTGGACGACGCGATCGACGCCGGCGCGGTCGCGCACTACCTGCAGCAGCGCGCCGCCGCGCACGATGCGCTGCGCCAGCACGGGGTGATGGTCCTGGACGTGGCTCCCGCCGATTTGCCTGCCGCGCTGGTCGAGCGCTACCTGGCGGTCAAGCGTGACGGACTGTTGTAGCCTGTAGGCCTCTCATCCAGATCGGCGGAGCGGCAGATGGCAACGGGACAGGGTTCGACCGGCAACGTGATCGCGGCGCTGTGCAGTTTCGTCGTGCCGGGGCTGGGCCAGCTGATCCAGGGCCGGCTGCTGTCGGCGATCCTGTGGTTCATCTCGGCGTGTATTGCCTTTGCGATCACCTGGCTGCTCACGCTGTCGCTGCTGCCGTTCGGCTGGTTCGTGGTCAGCGTGTTCGCCTGCATCAACGCGGCGGTGTACCGGCGCCCGGCCTGAGCAGCGCCGCGGCGTTCCGGCGCCCGGACATCTGAATATCCCCGTCGTCCCGGCGCACGCCGGGACCCAGCGACTTCCGCCTCTGATGGCGAGGTGTTGCGCTTCGGAAGGGGCCGCCGCGCCCTGGGGTCTGGCGCATCGCTCCACTCCGGCGCCCTGCCTCCGAGTCGCGAACGCAGCACATCCCTGTGCTGCTTGCGCCAGACCCCCAGGGCACGGCGGCCTCGCGGCATTGATGTCGTGGCTTCGCTCGAAGCAACAGCAAAGGCATTGGGTCACGGCATGCGCCGGGACGACGGCGAGTCTTCTACGGGTGCGTGGAGGTAGTCGCCGGCGCCGTCAGCGCACCGGCCGCGTCCAGCGCCTGCAGCAGCGGCTCCAGCGGCAACGCCGGCGCGGTACCGCGGTGCCCGTGCACGGTCCGCGCGCGCAGCATCGAGTTGAGGATCGCTTCCTCGGTCGCCTCGGCCACGGCCTGGAACAGCGACGTCATGCCGTCGCCGGCGACGCTGGCGGCCGGCTGCACCGCCACGCCGGGACGGCGCCGGTTCGACTCGGCGGTGGAGAACGCGATCACGTAGTCGCCCGAGCCGTGCGACATGTCCGAGCCGGTACGGGCCAGGCCGACCAGGGCGCGGCTGGCCAGCCGGCGCAAGGCCGACGGATCCAGCGGCGCGTCGGTGGCGACGACGATCATGATGCTGCCGTCGCCGCCCGACGGCGCCGGCACCTGCGCGCGCGCCACCGCGGCCGGATCGGGCAGCGTCTTCCACACCGGCACACCGGCCACGGTCAGGTGGCCGCCATAGTTGCTCTGCACCAGCACCCCCACCGTCCAGCCGCCCTGCGCGGCCGGCAGCGCGCGCGAGCTGGTGCCGATGCCGCCCTTCCAGCCGAAGGCGACGGTGCCGGCGCCGGCACCGACCGCGCCTTCCTCGACTTCGCCGTACGACAGCCGGGTCAGCGCCTGTTCGACCTGGGCCGGGCCGACGGGACGGGCGCGGATGTCGCTGAGGTAACCGTCGTTGGTCTCGCCGACGACCGGATTGATCGAGCGCACCTGCTCCATGCCCGGCTGCGCCAGCAGCCGGGCGGCCAGCGCGTCGGCCGCGTTCCACACGCCGAGCGTGCCGGTCAGCAGCACCGGCGTTTCCAGTTCGCCCAGCTCCTGCACCTGGGTGACGCCGAGCAGCTTGCCGAAGCCGTTGCCGACCACGATCGCCGCCGGCACGCGTTCCAGGTACGGGTTGCCGCGGTGCGGGACGATGGCGGTGACGCCGGTGTTGAAGCGGGTTCCCTGCGCCAGCGTGGCATGGCCGACGCCGACGCCGGTCACATCGGTGATCGCGTTGTGCGGGCCCGGCGACAGGGTACCGACGACGATGCCGATGTCGCGTGCGCGCGGACGCGAAGTGTCATCGGCCTGCGCAACCGGCGCCAACAGGGCCAGCGTCAGCAATGCGACGACGCGGCAGCGGGAGGAAAGCGGGAAACGCGGCGTGGCCGCGGCGGCCCGGCGCCGCAAGTCCAGGGACATCCGGCTCAATCCGCGGTCACCAGCGCGTCCTCGCGCTCGCGCAGCGCGGTGTAGACCGCATCGGTCTGCGGGCGCACGCCGTGCCACTGCTCGAAGGCCTCGGCAGCCTGCTCGACCAGCATGCCCAGGCCGTCGACCACGTTGTGGCAACCGGCCGAGCGCGCCCAGGCCAGGAACGGGATCGCGACCTCGCCGTAGTTCAGGTCCACCGCCAGGGTGCGGCTGTTGACCAGCGACAGCGGCGCGCTGAAGGCGGCGTCCGGGTCGCGCCCGGCCGAGGTGGCGTTGACGATCAGCTCGAAGTCGCCGAGGTCGCGCAGGTCCTTCCAGTAGCGCGAATGCGCGCGGCCGGGCTCACCGAGCGCGTCGGCCAGCGCGTCGGCGCGTTCGGGCGTGCGGTTGACCAGCACCAGTTCGCCGATGCCCGCGTCCAGCAGCGCCGGCGCCACCCCGCGCGCGGCGCCGCCGGCGCCGACCAGCAACGCGCGGCGCGCGCGCAGGTCCAGGCCGTGGCGGCCGGTGAGGTCGCGCACCAGGCCGGCGCCGTCGGTGTTGTCGCCGTGCCACTGGCCGTCGTTGCGGGTCAGCGTATTGACCGCGCCGGCGCGCCGCGCCCGGCTGCTGGTCTGCGCGCACAGCGCGAACGCGGCCTCCTTCAGCGGTGCGGTGACGTTGGCGCCGCGCCCGCCGGCACCGGCGAACCGTTCTAGCTCGGCGGCGAAATCCTGCGCCGGTGCGTCGATGGCGGTGTATTCCAGGGCGATGCCGCACTGCCGGGCGAAGGCGGCGTGGATGCGGGGCGACAGCGACTGGACGATCGGGTGGCCGAAGACGGCGTATCGGGCGATGGACATGGCGTGGTATGAATCCGCGGGTAGGGATCTGGCCGGGAGCGACCGCCATGAAGCGTGCACTGGGCGTCGCCTTCGCTTGCAGTCTACTCTGCGGCCCGGCGCTGGCGCAGCTGGCCGAATACGGCATCGAGGGCATCTGGACCGTGTCCACCCGCGACGCCGAATTGCGTGGCAGCGTGTCCCCCGACGGCCGGCGCATGGTCTGGGGCAGCGACCGCGCCGGCGGTCCCGGCGGCGGCGACCTGTGGCAGGCGCGCAACGAGGATGGGCGCTGGCTCGATCCGCAGCCGCTGCCGTTCAACACCGCGGCCGGGGAGGCCGAGCCGATGTTCGGCGCCGACGGGCGCTGGCTGTACTTCGTGTCCGACCGCCCCGGCGGCGCCGGCGGGCGCGACCTGTACCGGGTCGCGGTGCTTGCCGATGGCGGCTGGGGCGAGCCGCAGCGGCTGCGCGACGGCATCAACACGCTCGCCGACGAGCGCTCGCCGACGCCATTGGCCGACGGCCGCATGCTGTCGTTCGCCAGCGACCGTGCGGGCGGTGCCGGCGGCCACGACCTCTACCTGGCGACCCTGGAGGGAGACGCGGCGCCCGTGGCGGTGCCGGGCGTCAACACCGCCGCCGACGAGATCGACGCGGCCTGGCTGGACGGCGGCCGCGCGCTGCTGTTCTCGCGCGGCGACGAGGCGGCGGGCACGGCCCGGCTGTACGTGGCCGCCTGCGACGGCCATGCCTATGCCGGCGCGTTGCCATGGACGCTGTCCTTCAACACCGAAGACGGCTACACCCGCGCCCCGGTCGCCGATCCGTCGCGCCCGGCCGAAGGCACCGTCACCGGTTCGGCGCGCGCGCCGAAGGCGGGGCGGACCGATCTCTACCGCATCGTGCTGCCGCGGGTCCGCGG is a genomic window containing:
- a CDS encoding DUF4350 domain-containing protein produces the protein MRPAAQKWLLGTVLALAAAALVAAAVAWFLHTHERVERQVPLPPAGEAVWNPLYALRETLRGDGVEAVTRQRLQPALFASATDDTVLFDTDPARLRAGEVEALLDWVARGGHLLLRTPRQGWFDGEDEADVPPLLHRLGVRELLPPGCVELQVRDEEPHVELCDGWRMRLEGVSPLRAWGDAQDGYAFVRLAHGRGVVDLLADFDFLANSRLDEATHQALARQLLAPRYGRGTVHLVHDARLDSLWWRLVRHGWPLWLPLALLLAGWLWRRAQRFGPWLPSPATARRSLREHVRAGGALLFRHGQAPLLYDAVREAFLARLRRRDPATAALAGEARVQALAERLQLPHYLVREALTRSGVQDRHTYFARVRTLIQMRNRL
- a CDS encoding DUF58 domain-containing protein encodes the protein MRPAPALLVLLAAWAVVGALVLAGRVPMVAWTGSAAALAAVALLDALRLRHRPTPEVERVLPEALPVGHGREVELRITTARRQWLEVFDLHPVGWPVEGLPQRLRVRPGEATLLRYRLTAAARGLAEFPGTQLRLRSPWRLWTQSRLAGAPRQVRVYPDFAPLARLALLSAEQASRLVGAHLRRRRGEGTDFQQMREYRVGDSLRRIDWKATARARKLVSREYQEERNQQLLLVVDTGRRMLASEGGLSHFDHALNAALVVGWLGLRQGDAVGLMAAGGPARWVPPKRGMGALDALLRASYDLQPEPVATDYLALAGELARRQPRRALLMLATNVRDEDSEELLSAVRLLQRRHLVCVASLREQVLDASLQAEVDSLDDAIDAGAVAHYLQQRAAAHDALRQHGVMVLDVAPADLPAALVERYLAVKRDGLL
- a CDS encoding gamma carbonic anhydrase family protein produces the protein MTAPTPTPTPTPPLRPYLDRLPVLGERVYVDPAATVIGDVELADDASVWPGCVLRGDVNFIRVGARTNVQDGTIVHVSHHSPFNQAGYPTLIGADVTIGHGTIIHACTIEDLCLIGMGACILDGATVKKYGFVGAGAVVGPGKVVGEAELWLGNPARFVRRLSDREIESLHYSAAHYVRLKDRYLGIAAD
- a CDS encoding YkgJ family cysteine cluster protein, whose protein sequence is MDTPFACRGGCAACCTAPSITSPIPGMPRGKPAGVACVQLDEALRCRLFGRPERPAFCASLRPGPAMCGASRDEAMAILAALEAATAP
- the aroE gene encoding shikimate dehydrogenase, yielding MSIARYAVFGHPIVQSLSPRIHAAFARQCGIALEYTAIDAPAQDFAAELERFAGAGGRGANVTAPLKEAAFALCAQTSSRARRAGAVNTLTRNDGQWHGDNTDGAGLVRDLTGRHGLDLRARRALLVGAGGAARGVAPALLDAGIGELVLVNRTPERADALADALGEPGRAHSRYWKDLRDLGDFELIVNATSAGRDPDAAFSAPLSLVNSRTLAVDLNYGEVAIPFLAWARSAGCHNVVDGLGMLVEQAAEAFEQWHGVRPQTDAVYTALREREDALVTAD
- a CDS encoding DUF4129 domain-containing protein; translated protein: MRPEDLDVALRPRSSWEAMELGTALLRRHAGAVWQPWLLATLPVFALLNAAAWMLDRLWLAMVLMWWLKPLFERIPLYVLSRGVFGRTPPAWETLRAQVAFGRGAMPGYLLWRRLSPARSLLLPVDVLEGTAGTQRWMRRRVVGGPAYAQAALLTWTCWLFELALALGAVAAVFVAVPAELLPASLRSFWALLYGGPPPWLLLGFNLAFWLAMSVIGPFYTAAGFGLYLNRRTETEAWDVELAFRRLRERLLAQAAAPLAVALLACTLLLPWSAYAQEPGDDAEPATLEQVFGPRLADDAGFREAAARAYRDPPLGGERTLVEWKPKAKERPQRRPGPDLSALAALLSLLAEWGLWILAGVLLLAVVLTAPRWLPWLRGSLRRRRTVPTPVATVVLAEPEPLPDDIASVARRLWQDGRQRDALALLYRGSVEAMSLQAGVELPPGATEAQCLRAARRLPLDAARELFAGVVRVWQYAAYAGRLPEQDEFESLLDAARVQWGWSR
- a CDS encoding RDD family protein; protein product: MPPQAVAAHERTGTAAAPAAMLDTYREVLTPEGVALHLPAAGPVPRALAWLIDLFVRVAVLLALSMLLGLLGGLGQGLYLVGLFLVFWAYPIVLEAAWNGQTPGKRALGLRVVAGDGAPVGWLPAVVRNLMRSVDMLPFGYATGLASCLYDRHGRRLGDLVADTVVVHVAPRRIDPVLPPATPQAPAQVLLPDEQAAIVAFGERAPRLSAGRQAELAALLFPLTGSAGSEGVRRLYGLANWLLGRR
- a CDS encoding AAA family ATPase, translating into MNETATTPDPRPLTGPALCERVEAVRSEVAKAFIGQDEALDQVLVALLAGGHVLVEGVPGLGKTLLVRALGQALELDWARVQFTPDLMPSDVSGHAVYDPKTESFKIRRGPVFTHLLLADEINRAPAKTQSALLEVMQEGQVTIEGRSFALAPPFMALATQNPVEQEGTYPLPEAQLDRFLLKVLIGYPKLEEEKRLVEATTSGRSGGDFDLSQVRRVAGAAEVLGMQQGTAQVAVDPAVLDYAVRIAAATRKSPGIALGAGPRGSIALVRAARAQAVLGGRDFATPDDVRAIALPALRHRIMLAPELQIDGQSVDDVLQGLLARVEAPRQ
- a CDS encoding stage II sporulation protein M; amino-acid sequence: MRQEQFVARHQAEWDAFELWLQACGERVRARRPGDAPVGLDDGEVPARYRRLCQQLALARRRGYSTPLLERLQGLMQRGHAVLYRAPPPRWRRAAEFLVAGFPQLVRSQAGCMAASLLLFAVPLVGLFVLLQFRPELIHQLLDPAQIARMEAMYDPSDPRNALGRDSGSDWQMFGHYVMNNISIGLRTFAGGLLAGVGTILVLIANGVNIGAVAGHLQAIGHGDPFWRFVAGHAPLELTAIVIAGGAGLRLGLGLVAPGRRRRRDALVHAGRIGARLCLGVAVMLLLAAFVEAFWSSTQSIPAWLKYAVSALLWAGVLGWLWRGGHGTAAAEGDDEA
- a CDS encoding P1 family peptidase; protein product: MSLDLRRRAAAATPRFPLSSRCRVVALLTLALLAPVAQADDTSRPRARDIGIVVGTLSPGPHNAITDVTGVGVGHATLAQGTRFNTGVTAIVPHRGNPYLERVPAAIVVGNGFGKLLGVTQVQELGELETPVLLTGTLGVWNAADALAARLLAQPGMEQVRSINPVVGETNDGYLSDIRARPVGPAQVEQALTRLSYGEVEEGAVGAGAGTVAFGWKGGIGTSSRALPAAQGGWTVGVLVQSNYGGHLTVAGVPVWKTLPDPAAVARAQVPAPSGGDGSIMIVVATDAPLDPSALRRLASRALVGLARTGSDMSHGSGDYVIAFSTAESNRRRPGVAVQPAASVAGDGMTSLFQAVAEATEEAILNSMLRARTVHGHRGTAPALPLEPLLQALDAAGALTAPATTSTHP